The following DNA comes from Zonotrichia leucophrys gambelii isolate GWCS_2022_RI unplaced genomic scaffold, RI_Zleu_2.0 Scaffold_487_38270, whole genome shotgun sequence.
TCCTTCCAGCTGCCGGCGCTGCAGCCGGTGGTGCAGGCGGCCGACGGGACGCCGCAGATCTTCTCGGGCGGCGCCgacctgctggggctgcagccgcCGGCCGTGCTGGCGGCGCCCCAAGCCTTGGTGCAGCCGCCGGCCGACGTGGTGAACAAAGCCATCAGCgtgcagcccttcctgcagcaggtggggctgggcaaCGTCACCATCCAGCCGCTGCCCAACCTGCCCGGCCTGCCCAACGGCAGCCCCGGCGGCGCGCTGGGACTCGGCCCCATCCAGGTGGTGGGCCAGCAGGTGATGGCCATCAACCAGCCGGCGGCGCCGCAGCTGCTGGCCAAGCCGGCGCCGGTGGCGGCCGTGGGCGGGTACATCGCCCAACCGGAAGCGGCGACAGCACAAGGGGCGGGATTGGTGATCCAGAAAAGCCTCCCGGCCGTGGCCGCCACCACCACGCTCAACGGCAGCTCCGTGTTCGGCGGCGTCTCGGCGGCGTCGGCGCAGCCGCTCACGGTCACCTCGGGCCTGGGCGGCTCCCTGGTGCCGGCGCCCAACGTCATCATCCACCGCACGCCCACGCCCATCCAGCCCAAGCCGGCCGGcgtgctgcagcagaagctCTACCAGATCTCGCCCAAGCCCTTTGCCACCAGCGGGGCGCTGGCGCTGCCCGAGGCGCCGGCAAAGGCGCAGCAGAACCTGACCTTCATGGCCGGCAAGGCCGCGCCCAACGTGGTGCTCCAGGGCTTCCCGCCCAACGTCTTCAagccgccgcagccgccgcaGCCGCCGGCGCTGGGCAAGGGCATGAGCGTGCACGTGCTCAACCAGGGCGGCTCCATCGTCATCCCGGCGCAGCCCTTCCAGGGCCAGAACCAATTCCTGCTGCCGGGCCAGCTGGCCGGCGCCTCGGCCGTGCCGTTACCGCAGCCGCTGTCGGCGCTGCCGGCCGGCGTCGGGGCCCCGTTGTTACCGGGGGCCGGCCAAGCTCACATCATCGCCGGTCAAGGCGCCGCCGGTGCCGCCACCGCGCAGCTCCTGGCCAACCCCGCGCTGCCGGCGCAGCTGCTCAACCAGAACCTGGCCGGGCAGCTCAACCTGGGCCCGGCGCACATCCTGTCGGCGGCGCCCATCCAGCTGCAGCCGGGCCAGCCGGCGCCCGCGCTTTTCCAGATGCCGGTGTCGTTGGCCgggcccctgcccagccccggttcggcggcggcggcagcggcggcgcccACGGTGATCCAGGGTGTGACGCTGGCCAGCCCTGTGGCCGTGCTGGGCGAGGGTTTGGGCGCTGCCGTCAACGTCCCGGCGGCCGCCGGCAGCCCCGGTGCTGAGGCGGGATCCGGTTCCGCTTCCGGTTCCGGTTCTGCTTCCGGTTCCGGTAGCGCCGCGCAGCCCACGGGGGCGGGGAcgggggcggggacaggggcGGGGCCGGTGGCgccaagccccgcccccagccaggcccagcccagccccggcctgGCCGCCAGCCCCGAGAAAATCCTGCTGGGAACGACGGGCACGGCAACAACGGCAACGGCCGTGATGGGGCAGGACGGCGTGCCCAtgttcctgcagcaggtgagcgggatttattgggatttattgagatttattggggtttattgggattttgggggattttttgggggtttattgggatttattggggatttattggggatttattggggatttattggggatttattggAATTTATTGAGGGATTTATTAGGaatttattggggatttattggggatttattgATAAAATCCTGCTGGGAACGACGGGCACGGCAACAACGGCGACGGCCGTGATGGGGCAGGACGGCGTGCCCAtgttcctgcagcaggtgaggggaaatttggggatttattgggattttattgggatttattggggatttattggggatttattggggatttattgATAAAATCCTGCTGGGAACGACGGGCACGGCGACGGCGACGGCCGTGATGGGGCAGGACGGCGTGCCCAtgttcctgcagcaggtgaggggaaatttggaattttattgggatttattgagatttattgggatttattgagtttttttgggagtttattgggatttattgagGTTTATTGGGgtttattggggatttattgggagTTTATTGAGATTTATTGAGATTTatggggatttattgggatttattgggatttattgagatttattggggatttattaggatttattggggatttattggggatttattgAGATTTATTGGGAGTTTATTGGGAGTTCCTTGAGATTTATTgagatttattgggatttattggggtttaTTGAGATTTATTGAGATTTATTGGAgattttttaggatttattGGGTATTTATTGAGATTTATaaggatttattgggattttttgggatttattgggatttattgggatttattggggatttattggggatttattgATAAAATCCTGCTGGGAACGACAACGGGCACGGCAACAACGGCAACGGCCGTGATGGGGCAGGACGGCGTGCCCAtgttcctgcagcaggtgagcgggatttattgggatttattgagATTTatggggatttattggggatgTATTGGGGATTTATTGATAAAATCCTGCTGGGAACGACGGGCACGGCAACAACGGCAACGGCCGTGATGGGGCAGGACGGCGTGCCCAtgttcctgcagcaggtgaggggaaattcgggaattttattgggatttattgggatttatttgaattttattgggatttattgggattttattgggatttattggaatttattgggttttattgaggttttattgggatttattgggatttattgagATTTATTCGGATTTAATGagatttattggggttttattgggatttattgggatttattctGAGTTTATTGAGATTTATTGGggtttattgggatttattgggatttatcGGGATTTATTGAGAATTGATGGGGattattgggatttatttgggatttattggggatttatgGGGATTTATTAGGATTTATTGAGATTTATGGGGATTCATTGGGATTTATTGAGTTTTTTTTGGGAGTTAATTGGGATTTCTTGGGAGTTCATTGAGATTTATTGAGATTTATTGGGAGTTCATTGAGATCTATTAGGGTTTATTGGGCATTTATTGAGATTTATTGGGTGTTCTTTGGAGTTTATTGAGATTTATTGGGGTTTGTTGGGagtttattgggatttattgggatttattgagATTTATTGGGAGTTTATTGagatttattggggatttattgggaattattggggatttattaggatttattggggatttattgggatttattgagATTTATCGgaatttattgggatttattggggatttattagggtttattggggatttattgggatttattggggtttaTTGGGGTTTATTGAGATTTATTGGGATTTCTTGGGATTTATTGAGATTTATGGGGGTTTCATTGGGATTTCTGGGGATTTATTCTgagattgggatttggggtttggggtccatttcttacagaatttggggtttctggaTCCGTTCCtgacaggatttgggatttttggtcccatttccttgggatttggggtttttagggttCGTTCtctcaggatttggggttttgggtccATTCCTGacgggatttggggacattgtgacaggatttgggatttttggggctctTCTGACAGGATTTGAGGTTTTTAGGACCATTtactggatttggggtttttggtccGTTCcttgtggaatttggggtttttggtcaCGTTCCTGATGGAATTTGGGTTTCGGTCCTGTTcctgatgggatttgggattttgggtccCATTCCTGACAGGATTTGAGGTTTTTAGGGCCATTtactggatttggggttttagggCCGTTCCtgacaggatttgggatttttgggttcattctgatgggatttggggtttttgggtccATTCTGACAGGATTTAGGGTTTTTGGTCCCGTTCCTAacgggatttggggtttttggtccTGTTCCttatggaatttggggtttttgggtccATTCCTTATGGAATTTGTGGGTTTTGCTCCCGTTCCTGacgggatttggggtttttgggtccATTCCttatggaatttggggtttttgggtccATTCCTTATGGAATTTGAGGGTTTTGGGTCCATTCTttatggaatttggggtttctgggtcCATTCTttatggaatttggggtttt
Coding sequences within:
- the LOC135441768 gene encoding BRD4-interacting chromatin-remodeling complex-associated protein-like; its protein translation is MDDEDGRCLLDVICDPQALNDFLHGSEKIDSDDLLDNSGDAASAFFEGAGLHGQEASGNPLSSEPSAPPASVDLDFLEDDILGSPGGAGAGAEQPCDILQQSLQEANITEQTLEAEAELDLGSFQLPALQPVVQAADGTPQIFSGGADLLGLQPPAVLAAPQALVQPPADVVNKAISVQPFLQQVGLGNVTIQPLPNLPGLPNGSPGGALGLGPIQVVGQQVMAINQPAAPQLLAKPAPVAAVGGYIAQPEAATAQGAGLVIQKSLPAVAATTTLNGSSVFGGVSAASAQPLTVTSGLGGSLVPAPNVIIHRTPTPIQPKPAGVLQQKLYQISPKPFATSGALALPEAPAKAQQNLTFMAGKAAPNVVLQGFPPNVFKPPQPPQPPALGKGMSVHVLNQGGSIVIPAQPFQGQNQFLLPGQLAGASAVPLPQPLSALPAGVGAPLLPGAGQAHIIAGQGAAGAATAQLLANPALPAQLLNQNLAGQLNLGPAHILSAAPIQLQPGQPAPALFQMPVSLAGPLPSPGSAAAAAAAPTVIQGVTLASPVAVLGEGLGAAVNVPAAAGSPGAEAGSGSASGSGSASGSGSAAQPTGAGTGAGTGAGPVAPSPAPSQAQPSPGLAASPEKILLGTTGTATTATAVMGQDGVPMFLQQVPPALLLQPKPPPSSPAPFPPAAAPVLVPAAPAAPGPAAGAAVAAAEAPKPPPFSGPAPGPGPAPGPAPGKAAPPPGKAAPPLPPPQPAQ